One Streptomyces sp. L2 genomic window carries:
- a CDS encoding citrate synthase, which produces MRDHEPVAGRPGRRLTTRETAELLGVKPETVYAYVSRGLLGSRREPGGRASTFDVREVEALARRNRRDAAGTPGSGGELSVRTRLTLIDGDRYYFRGVDATELAVRHSYEEVAEWLWTGRPAPGATFTAPGTTVALARHAVDALPEHTSPTDRLRVATIAAAAEDPLRFDLSEEAVLNTARVLIPTLVAALPPARPGHRDEGSLARRLWGRLSGRPVDEDCLRVLDTALGLLTDHDLAASTLAVRVAASARAHAYAAVSAGLGVLEGPLHGASSGLAHRLLLDVLDRGTAVPVIADELRAGRRIPGLGHRLYTGEDPRARVLFGLLEQVPRAEPALLAARDIVATTARHTPLHANVDLALAVFTVSCGMPASAGETIFAVARTAGWIAHALEEYGERPLRMRPSGHYVGPRPPQPLPYQAPH; this is translated from the coding sequence ATGCGCGATCACGAACCCGTTGCCGGTCGCCCCGGGCGGAGGCTGACCACCAGGGAGACGGCCGAGCTGCTCGGTGTGAAGCCGGAGACGGTGTACGCCTATGTGAGCCGCGGGCTGCTCGGCAGCAGGCGCGAACCCGGCGGGCGGGCCAGCACCTTCGACGTACGGGAGGTCGAGGCGCTCGCCCGGCGCAACCGGCGCGACGCCGCGGGGACCCCCGGTTCTGGCGGCGAGTTGTCCGTCCGGACGCGTCTCACGCTGATCGACGGTGACCGGTACTACTTCCGTGGTGTCGACGCCACGGAACTGGCCGTACGTCACTCCTACGAGGAGGTCGCGGAGTGGCTCTGGACGGGCCGGCCGGCCCCCGGCGCGACGTTCACCGCGCCCGGCACCACGGTCGCGCTCGCCCGGCACGCGGTGGACGCCCTGCCCGAGCACACCTCGCCCACCGACCGGCTCCGGGTCGCGACGATCGCCGCTGCGGCCGAGGACCCCCTGCGTTTCGACCTGTCGGAGGAGGCTGTGCTGAACACCGCGCGGGTCCTCATCCCGACCCTGGTCGCGGCGCTGCCGCCGGCCCGGCCGGGCCACCGGGACGAGGGCTCCCTGGCCCGCCGCCTGTGGGGGCGCCTGAGCGGGCGGCCCGTCGACGAGGACTGCCTGCGCGTCCTGGACACCGCCCTCGGCCTGCTCACCGATCACGACCTGGCGGCCTCCACGCTCGCGGTGCGGGTCGCGGCGTCGGCCCGCGCGCACGCGTACGCGGCCGTGTCGGCCGGGCTCGGCGTGCTGGAGGGCCCTCTGCACGGCGCCTCCAGCGGTCTGGCCCACCGGCTGCTGCTGGACGTCCTCGACCGGGGCACGGCCGTTCCGGTGATCGCGGACGAGCTCCGTGCCGGGCGCCGCATCCCCGGGCTCGGCCACCGGCTCTACACCGGGGAGGATCCCCGCGCGCGCGTGCTGTTCGGCCTCCTGGAGCAGGTCCCGCGCGCGGAGCCCGCCCTGCTGGCAGCTCGCGACATCGTCGCCACCACCGCCCGGCACACCCCGCTGCACGCCAACGTGGACCTGGCGCTCGCCGTGTTCACCGTTTCCTGCGGCATGCCCGCCTCGGCGGGCGAGACGATCTTCGCCGTGGCCCGTACGGCGGGCTGGATCGCCCATGCCCTGGAGGAGTACGGCGAGCGGCCCCTGCGCATGCGTCCCAGCGGCCACTACGTCGGCCCGCGCCCGCCGCAGCCCCTGCCGTACCAGGCCCCGCACTGA
- a CDS encoding sucrase ferredoxin yields MSRCTTVSRSLDEPVSGTAATAATWLLLEQPGPWGAKALTSSHLDPALGRALEAAAEGTGVRVALVRRPGRHADPGRPSVRHVYAAHCVPGNVWLHSATTRDPYALLDLDLAGLGAGDPRSFGTVLGGRRHPDGPLALVCTNGKRDRCCALLGRPLADELSTSGAHDVWEVTHLGGHRFAPTVLVLPYGYAYGRADVRTVEAALRGALEGRVVLDGCRGCSAWERPGQAAELAVRSTAREDAAGALSVVRTEGGAPRWQVTVAHADGRRWRVTVVQGASLPPRPESCGAAVLGTPARMDVVAVREVRPTALAS; encoded by the coding sequence GTGAGTAGGTGTACGACCGTCTCCCGGAGCCTTGACGAGCCCGTTTCCGGCACGGCGGCCACGGCGGCGACGTGGCTGCTCCTCGAACAGCCGGGACCCTGGGGTGCCAAGGCGCTCACTTCGAGCCATCTCGACCCCGCGCTGGGCCGGGCGCTGGAGGCCGCCGCCGAGGGGACGGGCGTACGCGTCGCGCTCGTCCGGCGCCCCGGCCGTCACGCCGACCCCGGCCGGCCCTCCGTCCGGCACGTGTACGCGGCGCACTGCGTCCCCGGGAACGTCTGGCTGCACAGCGCCACCACCCGTGACCCGTACGCCCTGCTCGACCTGGACCTCGCGGGGCTCGGCGCGGGTGACCCGCGTTCCTTCGGCACGGTCCTCGGCGGCCGGCGGCACCCGGACGGTCCCCTCGCACTCGTGTGCACCAACGGCAAGCGGGACCGCTGCTGCGCCCTGCTGGGCCGGCCGCTCGCCGACGAGCTGTCCACGTCCGGCGCGCACGACGTGTGGGAGGTCACCCATCTGGGCGGTCACCGGTTCGCGCCGACGGTGCTCGTGCTGCCGTACGGCTACGCGTACGGCCGCGCCGACGTCCGCACGGTCGAGGCGGCGCTGCGCGGCGCGCTGGAGGGCCGCGTGGTCCTCGACGGGTGCCGGGGCTGCTCCGCGTGGGAACGACCCGGCCAGGCGGCCGAGCTGGCGGTCCGCTCGACGGCGCGCGAGGACGCTGCCGGTGCGCTGAGTGTCGTACGGACCGAGGGCGGCGCACCGCGCTGGCAGGTCACCGTCGCCCACGCCGACGGCCGCCGCTGGCGGGTCACCGTCGTCCAGGGCGCGTCCCTGCCGCCGCGCCCGGAGAGCTGCGGGGCGGCGGTCCTCGGGACACCGGCGCGGATGGACGTGGTGGCCGTCCGGGAGGTACGGCCGACGGCTCTGGCGAGCTGA